The following are encoded together in the Trichomycterus rosablanca isolate fTriRos1 chromosome 19, fTriRos1.hap1, whole genome shotgun sequence genome:
- the tnnc1a gene encoding troponin C type 1a (slow), with protein sequence MNDIYKAAVEQLTDEQKNEFRAAFDIFVQDAEDGCISTKELGKVLRMLGQSPTPEELQEMIDEVDEDGSGTVDFEEFLVMMVRCMKDDSRGKSEEELAELFRMFDRNEDGYIDLEELKAMLEDTGETITEDDIEELIKDGDKNNDGKIDYDEFLDFMKGVE encoded by the exons ATGAATGACATCTACAAAGCTGCG GTAGAGCAGCTCACAGATGAGCAGAAAAATG AGTTTCGTGCTGCTTTTGACATATTCGTGCAGGATGCAGAAGATGGCTGCATTAGCACCAAGGAGCTGGGTAAAGTGCTCCGAATGCTGGGACAGAGCCCCACTCCTGAggagctccaggaaatgatcGATGAGGTGGATGAAGATG GCAGTGGCACAGTGGATTTTGAAGAGTTCTTGGTCATGATGGTGAGATGTATGAAAGATGACAGTAGAGGAAAGTCGGAGGAGGAACTGGCCGAACTGTTTCGCATGTTTGATAG AAATGAAGATGGTTATATCGACCTGGAGGAGCTGAAAGCGATGCTGGAGGATACGGGAGAGACCATCACTGAGGATGATATCGAGGAGCTGATTAAGGATGGAGACAAGAATAATGATGGTAAAATCGACTATGACG AGTTCCTGGACTTCATGAAAGGTGTGGAATAA